In Nostocoides sp. HKS02, the DNA window AGCGCCGTCGCTCAACGGATAAAAGGTACCCCGGGGATAACAGGCTGATCTTGCCCAAGAGTCCATATCGACGGCATGGTTTGGCACCTCGATGTCGGCTCGTCGCATCCTGGGGCTGGAGTAGGTCCCAAGGGTTGGGCTTGTTCGCCCATTAAAGCGGTACGCGAGCTGGGTTTAGAACGTCGTGAGACAGTTCGGTCCCTATCCGCTGTGCGCGTAGGAAACTTGAGAAGGGCTATCCCTAGTACGAGAGGACCGGGATGGACGAACCTCTGGTGTGTCAGTTGTTCTGCCAAGAGCACGGCTGATTAGCTACGTTCGGAAGTGATAACCGCTGAAAGCATCTAAGCGGGAAGCACGCTTCAAGATGAGGTTTCCATGGGCTTCGGCCTGAGAGGCTCCCAGCTAGACTACTGGGTTGATAGGCCAGACGTGGAAGTGCAGCAATGCATGTAGCTGACTGGTACTAATAAGCCGATAACTTGATTAACAAAGATGCTACGCGTCCACTGTGTGGTTCCCGAGATACGGTCGGGAATCCGATTGAAATCTCCATAGAGTTTCGGCTGTCATAGCGAAGGGGAAACGCCCGGCTCCATTCCGAACCCGGAAGCTAAGCCCTTCAGCGCCGATGGTACTGCACTGGTTACGGTGTGGGAGAGTAGGACGCAGCCGGACATACTTTCAAAAGGGCCTTCCCACGCGGGGAGGCCCTTTTGCTTTGTGTCGCCAATAGTTCCGGACGCCGCGCCGGCGACGAACCCGTCGGCGGTCCGTAGACTTCGTAGGACCGATCACCCAAGGAGAGTTACGTGCCCCAGAACCAGTCAGGCCGACCAGGCCATGGAGGCGACAGCCGGCGATCGTCCGGGTCGGGCGGTGGTCGCGCGAGCGGGGCGCCCGGTGGCCGTGGCGGGGCGCCGACCGGTGGCCGCGGGGGCGCGGCGAGCGGTGGCCGTGGCGGGGCGAGCCAGCGACCTGACCGCGGAGGTCAGGGCCGTGGCGCGCAGGGCCGAGCCTCGGGCGAGTTCGACAACGATCGCGGTGGCCCCAGGCTGGCTCCGAGGAAGCCCAAGCTGCCGGAGCCGCGCATCGCGGAGGGCGTGACCGGCAAGGAGCTCGATCGATCGGTCCACCAGCAGCTGCGGACCTTGAGCAAGGAGAACGCCGAGGGCGTGGCCCAGCACCTCGTCATGGCCGCCGCGCTCCTCGACGTCGAAGACTTCGAGGGAGCCGAGGCGCACGCCGAGACTGCGGTCCGCCGAGCCGGTCGGGTTCCGGCGGCGCGCGAGGCGCTGGGTTTGGTGGCCTACCGCAAGGGGGAGTGGGCGCGCGCACTGAGCGAGTTCCGCACTGCCCGACGGCTCAGCGGCTCCTCGCACATGCTGCCCCTGATGGTCGACTGTGAACGCGGGCTCGGGCGCCCCGAGCGAGCTCTCGAGCTCGCGACCTCTCCCGAGGCACGGACCCTGGCCACCGAGGACCGGGTCGAGCTCGCCATCGTCATCTCGGGCATCCGCCGCGACCTGGGCCAGCCCGACGCGGCTCGTCAGGCCCTCGAGATCCCCCAGCTGCGCGGAAGCGGACGCAAGCCATGGTCTGCGCGGCTGGCGTATGCCTATGCAGAGACCCTGCTCGGGCTCGGCCTGGACGACGAGGCACGCGACTGGTTCTCGCGGGCGGCCGCGGCCGACGACGAGCTCGAGACCGATGCGTCGGAGCGGCTCGCCGAGCTGGACGGCGTGGTGCTCACCGACCTGCTCGATGGCGACGACGACGGTGACGATGACGATAACGGTGCCGACCGCGCTGGTCACCGTCGCGACGACGACCGCGACGCCAGCGACGGGCGCGCGCGGGACCACGGCTAGGTGGGCGCCCCCCTGGTCGACGGCTACCGGGCCGTCGTCTGCGACCTCGACGGGGTGGTCTACCGGGGACCGGAGGCGGTCGAGCACGCCGTGGCGGCGTTGTCCGAGCTGGCGGTGCCGGTGGTCTATGCCACGAACAACGCCTCGCGGCCGCCCGGGGAGGTGGCCGCTCACCTCACCGAGCTCGGCCTGCGGGTGACCGGTCATGAGGTCGTGACCAGCTCGCAAGCGGGCGCCGTCGAGCTGGCGGCTCACCTTCCGGCGGGAGCGCTGATCCTGGCAGTGGGCGGCGCCGGAGTGGGCGAGGCGCTGCGGCACCAGGGTTTCCGGGTCGTGCTGCCGGCGCAGGTCAACGACGTGGACGAGACCGAGGTCGGGGGAGTGCTCCAGGGCTATGGCGCGATGGTGAGTGCCACCGACCTGGCCGAGGCGGCATACGCCGTGGCGGGCGGTGCGCTCTGGGTGGCGACCAACACCGACCGAACCCTGCCGACCCACCGTGGCACGGCGCCCGGAAACGGCACCCTGGTCGCCGCCGTCCAGGCAGCGACGGGGGCCGAGCCAGTGGTGGTGGGCAAGCCCCACGCACCGTTGTACCGGTTGTGCGCTGAGCGGCTCGGCATCAGTCCCGGGCAGATGCTCGCGGTCGGCGACCGTCTCGACACGGACATCGCGGGCGCGGTGGCGGCGGGTATGGACTCGGCGCTGGTGCTCACCGGTGTCGACTCGGTCACCAGCCTGGCCAGTGCCCCGCCTGCGCTGCGGCCCACCTACGTCGTGCCCGACCTGCGCGGGCTGACGCAGGAGTATGCCGCGGCCGAGACCGACTTCTCGTGGTGGACGTGTGGCGATGACCGGCGTCGGATCGTCGAGGGCGCCTGGGACGTGGCCCACAAGGGCAGCGACCTCGAGGCGGCCCGCGCGGGGCTGGCCGCGCTGCACGAAGCTCTCGACCTCGGCGAGCTCGACCTGCCCGAGGTGGCTCGACTGGTGTCGGACATCGACCGCTGGCAGTAGCGTGAGGAGCAGTGAGCCGCATCGAGCCGCTCCACCCGAGGAGGACCGCAATGGCATTCGAATCCGTGCGCAGCTACGTCCAGCTGGCCAGTGGTCTGGGTGAGATGACCAAGGCGCGGGCGATGGAGGCGGCGCAGGGGCTGCTGGCACTGCCCGGCGCCGACGAGGTGACCCGGCGTGCGGTGCAGGCGTCGACTCTCGCCGACCAGCTTCTCGAAGCGGCGCGTGCGAACCGTGCGAACCTGCTCAACCTGGTGCAGGGCGAAGTCGAGGCCGCGCTGAAACGCGCTGACGTGGCCCGGGTCGCCGACCTCGAGGCAGCTCGGGGCGCCGTCGGGGTGCTCGCCAAGGAGGTCGCCGACCTGCGTGCGGCGCTGGCCGCCACCGGCGCGGCGGCGGTCTCCACCGCGGCCCGCAGCCACCTGGCGCGCAGCGTGCCGGGCTCCGCAGCGGTGTCGACCGCGGCGCGCCGCGCTGCCCCGTCCGCCGTCCCGGCGACTCCGGTCCCGGCGACTCCGGCCACGAGGGCGCCGGCAGCACCGACGACGAAGGCTGCAACCACGAAGGCTGCGCCGACCAGGAAGTCGGCTAGCAAAAGGGCAGCTGCCACGAAGCCGGTGACGAAGAAGGCCGCGCCGGCCACCAAGGCGACCACGAAGTCCGCTGCGAAGAAGGCGACCACGAAGTCGGCTGCGAAGAAGTCCGCTGCGAAGAAGGCGACCACGAAGTCGGCTGCGAAGAAGACCGCGCCGGCAACCAAGGCGACCACGAAGTCGGCTGCGAAGAAAACCGCTGTGAAGAAGACCACCACGAGCACGAGTAGGGCCACCCCGTGAGCGAGCACGACCAGACCGACGACCACACCGACGACCACACCGACGAGCAGACGGATCCGTCGCAGACGCCTGAGAGTCCAGCCGCAGCAGCGGTGTCGCACGCCTCCAAGCAGGAGGACCCGGTCGCCGATGCCGAGGGACGCAGTGGGCTCGGCCCGCACGCGACTGGCGACATCGTCATCGACGCTGCCCTGCAGGACCTGCAGAACGCCCCCAGTGCCGACCTCGACGCCCAGATCGAGGCCGGGAGCCGCGTCCAGCAGACCCTGCAGTCCCGGCTGTCGGATCTCGGCGGCGCGTGAGCCAGACGACCCGGCTGGACCTCGAGCTGGTGCGACGAGGCCTGGCCCGATCGCGGGGCCACGCCCGCTCGCTCATCGACGCCGGCGACGTCACCGTGGCCGGCGTGGTGGCTGGCAAGCCGTCGGCGCCGGTCACCGAGGCCGATGTCGTCGACGTCCGCGAGGGGGGACCTCAGTGGGTCAGCCGCGCGGCATACAAGCTGGTCGGTGCCTTCGAGGCGTTCGGCCCCACGTCCGGCTCCACGTCTGGCCCCCCGTCTGGTGCGTCGCCCGGGGGCCGGCCGCTCGTGGCCACGGGGAAGCACTGCCTGGACGTCGGAGCGTCGACGGGTGGCTTCACCCAGGTGCTGCTGCACCACGGGGCAGCCCACGTCGTGGCCCTCGACGTCGGCCACGGCCAGCTCGTGGCTGAGGTCGCCGCCGACCCCCGGGTGGAGGACCGGCCGGGCACGACCATCCGCGGACTCACCTCGCAGGACATCGGCGGTCCGGTCGACCTGCTCGTCGCGGACCTCAGCTTCATCTCGCTCACCCTCGTGCTACCGACCTTCCGCGCCCTGCTGCGCGACGACGGTGACGCCGTCGTCCTCGTCAAGCCGCAGTTCGAGGTGGGCCGCACCCGGCTCGGCAAGGGCGGCATCGTGCGGTCCCAGGGCGACCGTGCATGGGCCATCACCGAGGTGGCGCGCGCCGCCATCGAGGTCGGACTGCACCCATGGGGCCTGGTGGCCAGCCCGATCCAGGGTGGTGAGGGGAATGCCGAGTACCTCCTGTGGCTGACCCCCCGCGCCGGTGACGGGATGGGATGGGAGGCTCTGGTGAGGACAGCAGACGAGGTCAGCGCACCATGACAGCGCATCATGACAGCGCATCAATGACAGCGAAGGGACGACTGTGAACGGACGCAGTGTGAGCGCGGGCGGCACCGGCCCCCGCAAGATCCTGCTCGTCGCCCACCCCCGACGCCAGGAGGCGACGGACGTCGCGGCCGCGGTCGTCGAGCGGCTCCGGGCAGCGGGCATCGAGGTCCTCGTCCAACGCGACGAGGCGGCCGCCGTGAACCTGCACCAGCAGCAGGGGGTGACGCTCATCGACGGCGACAACCCCGCCCAGGGGTGTGAGCTGGTCTGCGTTCTCGGGGGCGACGGCACGATCCTGCGCGGCGCCGAGGTGTCGCGGGGCAGTGGTGCGCCACTGCTCGGGGTCAACCTCGGCCACGTCGGCTTCCTCGCGGAGGCCGAGCGCGAAGACATCAGCGCGACCGTCGAGCACATCGTGGCGCGCAGCTACACCGTCGAGGAGCGGATGACCCTCGAGGTGAGCGCGCACGTCAACGGCGACCCGGTCTACTCGAGCTGGGCGCTCAACGAGGTCACCGTGGAGAAGGCCAACCGCGAGCGGATGCTCGAGGTCGTCGCCGAGATCGATGGCCGGCCGCTGACGACCTGGGGGTGCGACGGGGTGGTGGTCGCCACCCCCACGGGCTCCACGGCATACGCCTTCTCGGCGGGCGGACCGGTGGTGTGGCCGGCCGTCGAGGCGTTGTTGCTCGTCCCGATCAGCGCCCACGCCCTGTTCGCCCGACCCCTCGTGGTCGGACCGGACTCCCACCTCGCCCTCGAGGTGGTCCCTGACACGCTGGGCACGGGTGCCCTGTGGTGCGACGGCCGGCGCGCGGTGGACCTGCCGCCCGGTGCCCGGATCGAGGTCGTCCGGTCGGGTACCGCGGTGCGCCTGGCCCGGCTCAGCACCTCACCGTTCACCGACCGGCTCGTGGCCAAGTTCGACCTCAACATCCACGGCTGGCGCGGCACGGCGCGCCTCGAGGACGCCGCTCGGCTCCAGCAGGCGTGACGCGGCGCTGCCTGACCGGTGGCAGCGGATCGTCGTGAGAGGGTGTGCTTCGTGCTGCAGGAACTGCGGATCCAGCGCCTCGGCGTCATCGACGAGGCCGTCCTCGACCTCCATGCCGGTCTCAACGTGGTCACGGGTGAGACGGGCGCCGGCAAGACCATGGTCGTGACCGGCCTCGGACTGCTGCTCGGCGCCCGAGCCGACGCCGGTCTGGTCAGGTCGGGTGCGGCCACGGCTGTGGTCGAGGGCGTCGTCGACGTCGCGCCCGACCACCCTGCCGCGGTGCGTGCCGCCGAGGCCGGGGCCGACGTGAGCGACGGCCTGGTCCTCGTGCGGTCGCTGTCCGCAGAGGGACGCTCGCGCGCCCATGTCGGCGGGCGCACCGCGCCGGTCGGTGTGCTCGCCGAGATCGGTGAACACCTCGTGGCTGTGCACGGTCAGGCCGACCAGTGGCGTTTGCGCCAGAGCGACCAGCACCGCGCCATGCTCGACCAGTTCGGTGGTGACACCCTGCGGGCAGCCCTCAGCGCCTACACCGAGGTCTTCGAGACCCACGACAGCGCGACCCGCGAGCTCGACCAGCTGCGTTCCCAGGCACGCGACCGGGCGCAGGAGGCCGAGCTGCTCGAGCACGGGCTCGACCAGCTCGAGCAGGTGGACCCCCAGCCCGGTGAGGATGCCGACCTGCGGGTCGAGGACGAACGCCTCGGTCACGCCGAGGGGCTCCGGGGGGCCGCCGCAGCGGCCCACGACCACCTCGCCGGGTCGCAGGAGTATGCCGGTGAGCCTGCCCCCAGCGCCATGGACACCCTCGCCGCCGCCCGCCAGGCGCTGGCCGGCGAGGTGGACCACGACCCCGCCCTGCGCGAGCTCGACCGGCGCCTCGCCGAGGTCGGCTACCTCGTCGCGGACCTGGCCACCGACCTGTCCGCGTACCTCAGTGACATCGAGGTGGACCCGGCCCGGATGGCCTGGGTGCAACAGCGCCGCGCCGACCTCACCGCCCTCACCCGTCGGTACGGCGAGACCGTCGACGACGTCCTCGAGTGGGGGCGGCTCGCCGCCCAGCGGCTCGACGCCCTGCTCAGCTCCGACAGCCGCATCGCCGAGCTCGAGCCGCGAGTGGCCCAGCTCGAGGCCGAGCTCGCTGCCCGGGCGCTCACCCTCACCGATGCGCGCACCCTGGCCGCCGCCGAGCTGGCCGAGGCGGTGACCCTCGAGCTGAGCCACCTGGCGATGGGTCAGGCGAGCGTCGAGGTCCGGGTCAGCCCACGCGCTGCCGGGCTGGGCAAGAACGGCGGAGACGACGTCGAGATCCTGCTGGCGGCCAACCCCGGCAGCCCGGCTCGGACCGTCGCCAAGGCGGCATCCGGGGGTGAGCTCTCCCGGGTCATGCTCGCGCTCGAGGTCGTGACCGGCGCCGCAGGGGCGGTGGACGTCCCGACGTTCGTGTTCGACGAGGTGGACGCCGGCGTGGGCGGTGCCGCGGCGCTCGACGTCGGCGCCCGGCTCGCCGCGCTGGCCCAGCACGCGCAGGTGGTCGTCGTGACCCACCTGCCGCAGGTGGCGGCATACGCCGACCGCCACCTGGTCGTCCGGAAGGCCAGCGACGGGCACATCACCTCCAGCGGGGTGCATCCTGTCGAGGGCGAGGATCGGCTGCGCGAGCTCGCCCGGATGATGGCAGGCGTCGACAGCGAGGCCGCCCTCGACCACGCCCGCGAGCTCGTCGCCGAGGCGGCGTCGCGCCGGGCGGTGGCCGCGCCCGGTCCGCGGCACTGAGGTTCCACCGCACTGAGGTTCGACGGCACTGAAGCTCCACACCACTGGGCGCGGCGGCGCGCATGGGCGGCGCGGAGCGACCAGGGGCCCGTGGGAGGATGGAAAGGATGCCACTGAAGATGCCCCGTCAGCGTTCCCGCGAACCCCAGATCCCTGGTGTTCGCGGTGTGGTGCGCGTCGACGCCCGGACCAAGAACCTCACCAAGCGGCTGCGGCCCGGCGAGATCGCGGTCATCGACCACCAGGACATCGACAAGGTCAGCGCCGAGGCGCTCCTCGCGTGCAAGCCCGTCGCGGTCATCAACGCCGCCGCCTCGATCTCCGGCCGTTATCCCAACCTCGGTCCCGAGATCCTCATCGAGGCAGGCATCCCGCTCATCGACAACGTGGGCAAGGACGTCATGCACGACCTTCATGAGGGCCAGGAGGTCCGGGTCGACGGCGACGACGTCTGGGTGGGTGACGAGGTCGTCGCCAAGGGCCAGGCGTTCGACCACGACATCGTGGAGGCGGCGATGGCGGAGGCTCGCGCCGGGCTTGCCGTGCAGCTCGAGGCCTTCGCCGCCAACACCATGGAGTACCTCCGCCGCGAGCGCGACCTGCTGCTCGACGGCGTCGGGGTGCCCGACATCACCACCGAGATCGAGGGGCGGCACGCCCTCATCGTCGTGCGGGGCTACCACTACAAGGACGACCTGCGGACTTTGCGCAGCTACATCCGTGAGTACCGCCCCGTGCTCATCGGCGTCGACGGTGGTGCCGACGCGCTCGTCGAGGCGGGTCTGAAACCCGCGTTGATCGTCGGAGACATGGACTCCGTCACCGATGCCACCCTGCGCTGCGGCGCCGAGATCGTCGTCCACGCCTATCGCGACGGCAACGCCCCGGGGCTGGACCGGGTGCGCAAGCTCGGCATCGAGCCGGTCGTCTTTCCCGCGACCGGCACCAGTGAGGACGTCGCCATGCTCCTCGCCGACGACAAGGGCGCTTCCCTGATCGTCGCGGTCGGCACCCACGCCACCCTGGTCGAGTTCCTCGACAAGGGCCGCAGCGGCATGGCCAGCACGTTCCTCACCCGGCTGCGCGTCGGTGGCAAGCTCGTCGACGCCAAGGGTGTCAGCCGCCTCTACCGCTCGCGCATCTCCAACCTGTCCCTGTCGCTGATGCTCTTCGTGGGCCTCGGCGCGTTGTTCGCCGCCCTGTGGTCCACCACCGGGGGGCGCGCGCTCCTCCAGGTGGTCGGCGCCCGCTGGGACGACCTCTGGTCCTTCGTCGTAGGAATCGTCACGTGATCGACTTCCGCTACCACCTCGTCTCCATCGTCTCGATCTTCCTGGCCCTCGCCGTGGGGATCGTGCTCGGTGCCGGCCCGCTCAAGGAGGACATCGGCAACACCCTGACCTCCGAGGTCAAGAACCTCCGCGACGACAAGACCGCGCTGCGCGCCCAGCTCGACCTCGCCGACAGGGGCAACCAGGCGCGCGACGAGTTCACCATCGCGAGCAACCGCACCCTACTGTCCGGCCGGCTCACCGACACCACGGTCAGCGTTGTCGTGCTTCCTGGCGCCGACGCCGGGCTGGTCAAGTCCACCACCGACACCCTGGTCGCCGCTGGCGCCAGGATCGGCTCGACGATCACGGTCCTCGACGCGTGGGCCGACCCCGACAAGGCGACCTTCCGCTCAACGCTGGGTCAGCAGCTGGCCAGCCTCGTGCAGGCCCCGAACGACCCGACCACTGGGGAGATCGTCAACGCGGTCCTCGCCCGCGCCGTGGTGACCAAGGCCGGGGGACCGGCCACGGGCGCGGCCGCGGCTCTGGAGGGCCTGCGCACCGGGGAGCTGATCCGCTACACCCCCGACCACATCAGCCCCGCGAGCATCGCCGTGGTGATCGGTGCGCCCGTGACCGGGTCGGACGCCACCATCCGCGACGCCCGCGCCAAGGCCCTGGCCGATGTCGCAGCGGCGATGGACAACGCCGGTTCCGGTGCCCTGCTCGCAGGCTCGACCCTGCCCGTGCAGGCCAAGGACGAGACGTCGGTCGTGGCCACCGCACGAGCCGACGCTGACATCTCCAAGGGCTTGTCGACGGTCGACGACGCCGAGATCCCGATGGGTCAGGCCAGCATCGTCTTCGCCATCCTCGAGCAGCAGGCCGGCCGAGTCGGGCAGTACGGGCTCGCGAGCGACGCGAGTGCCTCGTTCCCCCAGCTGGCCACGAAGTAGCGATGCGCGCTGTGGGGTCGGGGCCGAGGTCTGCGGTGGCGTCTGCGGTGGCGTCTGCGGTGATGTCCGGCGTCGTCGCGGCGGCCCTCGCGGCCGGCTCCCTGCGCCTGCTGCGCGCCCACCCGCCGGGCGGCTCGGCGCGCTGGGACCGCACCAACCACGCCGGCCGCACGGTGACCCTCCTCGAGGGCCCCGCGTACGCCGTCGGCGCCGTGGGTGCCGCGGCGCTGCTCGGGGCGGGGGCCGGGCCTGTCGTGGCGGCATCCGCGGCCGCGGGACTCGGCGCGCTCGACGACCTGGCCGGTGACGGCGACAGCAAGGGCCTCGCCGGTCACCTCGGGGCGCTCGCCCACGGCGAGGTGACCACTGGTGCGGTCAAGATCATCGGGCTGGGGGTCGCCGGCCTCGTCGCGGCGGCGCTCGTCGACCGCCGGGCCGCGAAGGCCGGCGACGCACGCGGCATCCGGCCGCTCGACACGCTCGTGGGTGGAGCCGTGGTCGCGGGCACCGCCAACCTGGTCAACCTGCTCGACCTGCGTCCCGGGCGTGCCCTCAAGGTGACGACCGTCCTCGGCGTACTCACCGCGACCTCGCGCCGCGGCGAGGCCACGGCGGCTGGTGTGGCGGCTGGTGTGGCGGCTGGTGCGGCGGCTGGTGCGGCGTTGGGCGTGCTCGGCCCCGACCTGGCGGGCGAGGCGATGCTCGGAGACACCGGGGCCAACAGCGCCGGGGCTCTGCTCGGCGCAGCCCTGGTGCAGCGCACCGGCCGGCGTGGGCGGCTGGTCGCCCTGGCCGCGCTGGTCGCCCTGACGCTGGCCTCGGAGAAGGTCTCGTTCACGAGGGTGATCGAGTCCACGCCGGTCCTGCGCGAGCTGGACGCCCTGGGCCGCCCGCGATGACCACTCGCGCGCTGGGCTCGTCGGTGGCGCGGGCGGCCGGCGTGATCGCGGTGGCCACGCTGCTCGCCCGGATGGCCGGGTTCGCCCGCACGCTGGTGTTCTCCGGCAGCGTGGGCACCTCCGGGGTCGGCGACACGTACCAGTCGGTCAACATGCTGCCCAACATCGTCTACGAGGTCGCGGCGGGTGGTGTGCTCGCTGCCGTCGCGGTGCCGCTGGTCGCCGGGCAGCTCGCTCTCGGCCGCGACCGCGAAGCCGACCAGGCGGCCTCGGCGCTGCTCACCTGGGCGGTCGTGGTGCTGGCCCCCCTCTCGGTGCTGCTCGCCCTGACGGCTCCCTGGGTGAGCCGGGCGCTGCTGGGCTCGGTGGCCACCTCGAGCGAGGTCGAGCTCGGCTCACGGATGCTCGTGCTGTTCGCGCCGCAGGTGCTCCTCTACGGCCTGGGCATCGTGCTGGGCGGCGTGCTCCAGGCGCGCCGCCGGTTCCTGGCCGCAGCCCTCGCGCCGCTCCTGTCCAGCCTCGTGGTGATCGTCGCCTACCTGCTCTATGCCGTGGTCGCGGGCAACGAGAACCTCCCCGCCACCGTGTCGGCTCCGGCCGTCTGGACGCTCGCCGGGGGCACGACCCTCGGGGTGGTCGTGCTCAGCCTGCCGCTGCTCGTGCCGGTGGTGCGGGCTGGGGTCCAGCTGCGCCCGACCCTGCAGTTCCCCCGGGGCTGGCCGAGCGCGCGCGCTCGCTGGCGGGTGCGGGGGTGCTCGCGCTCGTGGCCCAGCAGGCGGCCGTGTTCACGACCCTGTGGGTGGCGCACCACCGCACCGACGTCGTCGGGACCGTCAACGTCTACACCTACGTCCAGGCGCTGTACCTCCTGCCGTATGCCGTCCTCGCCGTCCCGATCGCGACCTCGGCCTTCCCGGCGCTGGCGCACTCGACCGCCCTCGATGCCGCTGACGGTGTCGACACCACCGCCGTGGACCCCACCGCCGTGGGCACCGCTGCTCGCGACACCCTCGCCCGCGCGGTCCAGGGCATCGTGCTGCTCACCGGCGGGGCGGCCGCGGTGCTCATGGCTGTCTCGAGCCCCGTGGGCGTCTTCTTCCAGGCCCTCGACCGCGGCGCCCACCGCGGGGGCGGACTCGCACTCGCGGCCCTCCCGGGGGCGCTCACGGCATACGCGCCCGGCGTCGTCGGGTTCGGGGTCGCCGCGCTGCTCACCCGGGCGCTGTACGTCCGCGGACGGCCCCTGTATGCCGCGCTGGCGGTTGCAGCGGGGTGGGCCGTGGCCGCGGTGCTGCCGTTGCTCCTCGTGCCAGCAGGGTCCGGCGCGACGACGACGCTCGGCGTCCTCGGGGTCGCGTCGACCCTGGGCATGACGGTGTCGGCGGTCCTGCTCGTCGCGCTCGTGCGCGGCACCTGGGGCCACCAGGCCCTCGCCGGCAGCGCCCGCACCCTGGGCAGTGCCGTGGTCGGAGTGGCCGTCGGCCTGGCGGTGGGTGACGTGGTCGCCCGCGCGATGGCCCCCGACTCGCTGTGGAGCGCGGTCGGCAGCGGCGCCGTCGTGGCACTCGCCACCGCGGTCGCCTACCTGTCCGTGATGATGGTCGGCGACCGTGCCGCCATGCAGGCCGTGCGCGCCCGAGGCCGCGCCCGCCGCCGAGGCGGTGCCGCGTGAGGGTGGTGCTCGTCGTCGGGCGCAGCACCGGTGGCATCGGCCTGCAGGCCGCCGATCTGGCCATCGAGCTGCGGGACCTCGGCGACGACGTCGTGGTGGTGACCGACCCGCTGACCGCGACCCGCTTCGCGATCCCCGATGCGCGGCTGTGGTGGCCGAGCCCCCGCGACGGCGTGGGCAGCTCCCTGGGCCACCTGTGGCGGCTGCACCGCCTGGTCCGCGGCGCAGACGTCGTCCACGCGCACGGCCACCAGGCTGGCGCGGTCGCGCTCCTCGCGGCGCTGGCGACCTCGACCCCCGTGGTGGTCAGCCAGCACAACGCTGTGCTCGCGCGCGGTCGCGCCCGGGGACGGGCCGCCCACCTGCTCCAACGGCTCGTCGCGACCCGCGCGGCCCTGGTCACCGGGGCCAGCAGCGACCTCGTGGACGAGGCGCGAGCCCACGGCGCGCGCACCACCCGGCTCGCCCCGGTCCCCTCACCCCGGGTACCCGCGCTGCTCACCCGGCATACGCCCACGGCGCCCGAACGCGCCGCGCTCGCGCACCGACTCGTGACGGACGCCGGGCTCGCGGTCACCGGGCCGCTCGTGCTCACCATCTCACGCATCGCCCCGCAGAAGAGCCTCGAGGTGCTCGTCGCCGCAGCGGGCCAGCTCGGGACACCGGCCACCTGGGTCGTCGTGGGCGACGGTGACCCCGCCCTGCTGGCGGGGCTCGAGCGCA includes these proteins:
- a CDS encoding lipid II flippase MurJ, which codes for MAGAGVLALVAQQAAVFTTLWVAHHRTDVVGTVNVYTYVQALYLLPYAVLAVPIATSAFPALAHSTALDAADGVDTTAVDPTAVGTAARDTLARAVQGIVLLTGGAAAVLMAVSSPVGVFFQALDRGAHRGGGLALAALPGALTAYAPGVVGFGVAALLTRALYVRGRPLYAALAVAAGWAVAAVLPLLLVPAGSGATTTLGVLGVASTLGMTVSAVLLVALVRGTWGHQALAGSARTLGSAVVGVAVGLAVGDVVARAMAPDSLWSAVGSGAVVALATAVAYLSVMMVGDRAAMQAVRARGRARRRGGAA
- a CDS encoding glycosyltransferase family 4 protein; its protein translation is MRVVLVVGRSTGGIGLQAADLAIELRDLGDDVVVVTDPLTATRFAIPDARLWWPSPRDGVGSSLGHLWRLHRLVRGADVVHAHGHQAGAVALLAALATSTPVVVSQHNAVLARGRARGRAAHLLQRLVATRAALVTGASSDLVDEARAHGARTTRLAPVPSPRVPALLTRHTPTAPERAALAHRLVTDAGLAVTGPLVLTISRIAPQKSLEVLVAAAGQLGTPATWVVVGDGDPALLAGLERTARETGAPVHFVGAVSDPSEWLAAAEVFVLPSQWEARALVVQEAMATATPVVASRSGGLPDLVGDAGLLVPVGDAHAVAEAVEQVLTDSELRGRLAHEGRERARSWDDGKATARRWHEWYSTLLRMT